In a single window of the Raphanus sativus cultivar WK10039 chromosome 9, ASM80110v3, whole genome shotgun sequence genome:
- the LOC108824683 gene encoding GDSL esterase/lipase At5g55050-like, producing MPKNKTRSLVIWLLFLGLLWFDSFPGSEAATGKLSSIPGLYVFGDSLVDAGNNNYLPISIAKANYPRNGIDFPTNKATGRFSNGKNAADFIADRFGLPLPPPYRSLKGPLKNKRRESAALTGVNFASGGAGIFNSSDKKLGQSIPLANQVDDWLSIHHEVTGQLRPAEAQVHLSKSLYIVVIGSNDLFDYYGSFKTREKNDPQQYTQSMADKLKKILKRIHATGARRFLVVGVAQIGCIPGNRDTDSDLHECDEEANRSCSLYNEALVKMLQQLKQELQNSMSYSYFDNFKSLQDINSNPARYGFTEVASACCGSGKLNAARHCQPISKFCPDRTKYLFWDRFGHPTEAASRTFVDLMFSNDSQYSSPLTLTQLASS from the exons ATGCCGAAGAACAAAACACGCTCCCTCGTCATTTGGTTACTCTTCCTCGGTTTACTTTGGTTCGATTCATTTCCCGGTTCGGAAGCAGCGACCGGAAAACTATCTTCGATACCGGGACTATACGTGTTTGGAGATTCGTTGGTTGATGCCGGAAACAATAATTACTTACCAATTTCCATAGCAAAAGCTAATTATCCACGTAATGGCATTGATTTTCCTACAAATAAAGCCACCGGAAGATTCTCTAACGGCAAAAATGCAGCCGATTTTATCG CGGACAGATTTGGTTTGCCGTTACCGCCGCCTTATCGCTCACTAAAAGGCCCATTGAAAAACAAAAGGAGAGAATCTGCGGCCTTGACCGGTGTGAATTTTGCTTCCGGCGGAGCCGGAATCTTCAACAGTTCGGACAAAAAACTt GGACAATCTATTCCTTTGGCAAACCAAGTGGACGATTGGCTATCTATTCATCACGAAGTGACGGGTCAGCTTAGACCAGCCGAAGCACAGGTCCATCTATCTAAATCTCTATACATTGTAGTCATAGGCAGCAACGATCTTTTCGACTATTACGGATCATTCAAAACGCGAGAAAAGAATGATCCTCAACAATATACACAATCAATGGCTGATAAGCTCAAAAAGATATTGAAG AGAATTCACGCAACCGGAGCACGTAGATTCCTAGTAGTCGGAGTTGCACAGATTGGTTGCATACCGGGCAATAGAGACACGGACTCGGACCTCCACGAATGCGACGAAGAGGCAAACAGGTCGTGCTCTTTGTACAACGAAGCTCTAGTAAAGATGTTGCAACAACTCAAACAAGAATTGCAAAACTCAATGAGTTACTCTTACTTTGACAACTTCAAGTCCTTGCAGGACATTAACTCTAACCCTGCCCGTTACG GTTTTACTGAGGTGGCATCAGCGTGTTGTGGAAGTGGAAAATTAAACGCGGCTAGGCATTGTCAACCAATTTCGAAGTTTTGTCCAGACAGAACCAAATATCTCTTCTGGGATCGCTTCGGCCATCCCACGGAAGCTGCGTCTCGAACCTTCGTGGACCTTATGTTTTCGAATGATTCACAATACTCATCTCCTCTAACTCTCACTCAACTAGCCTCTTCATGA
- the LOC108827242 gene encoding GDSL esterase/lipase At5g55050: MPTNKTPSLTIFSFLLGVLWFDYFPGLEAATGKLGSVPGVYVFGDSLVDAGNNNYLAFSVSKANYPHNGVDFPGKKPTGRFSNGKNAADAIAEKFGLPLPPPYLSLRGLFREKRRKSAAVTGVNFASGGAGIFNSSDQKLGQAIPLSHQVNHWLSIHRELTNQLGPAETQIHLSKSLFTVVIGSNDLFDYFGSFKLRRRNNPQQYTQSMADKLKEQLKRIHDTGAHRFLIVGVAQIGCTPGKREKNSAIHECDEEANTWCSLYNEALVKMLQQLKQELQSSMTYSYFDNFKSLRDIISNPARYGFADVTSACCGNGKLNADTPCLPITRYCSDRTKYLFWDRYGHPTEAAARTFIDLMLSDDSQYSSPLTLAQLVSS; encoded by the exons ATGCCGACGAACAAGACACCGTCCCTCACCATATTTTCCTTTCTCCTTGGTGTACTTTGGTTTGATTATTTTCCCGGTTTAGAAGCAGCAACCGGAAAACTAGGTTCGGTTCCGGGAGTATACGTGTTTGGAGATTCGTTGGTTGATGCCGGAAACAATAACTACTTAGCATTTTCCGTTTCCAAAGCTAATTATCCACATAACGGCGTTGATTTTCCTGGCAAGAAACCCACCGGAAGATTCAGTAACGGTAAAAACGCCGCCGATGCTATCG CTGAGAAATTTGGTTTACCGCTACCACCGCCTTATCTCTCACTGAGAGGCCTATttagagagaaaaggagaaaatCTGCCGCCGTGACCGGTGTAAATTTTGCTTCAGGTGGAGCCGGTATCTTCAACAGCTCCGACCAAAAACTT GGACAAGCTATTCCTTTATCACACCAAGTAAACCATTGGCTCTCTATTCATCGAGAACTGACGAATCAGCTTGGACCAGCCGAAACACAAATACATCTATCCAAATCTCTATTCACTGTAGTCATTGGTAGTAACGATCTCTTTGACTATTTTGGATCGTTTAAACTTCGAAGAAGAAACAATCCTCAACAGTATACACAATCAATGGCTGATAAACTCAAAGAGCAACTGAAG agGATTCACGATACTGGAGCACACAGATTCCTAATAGTAGGAGTTGCACAAATTGGTTGCACACCTGGGAAAAGAGAGAAGAACTCGGCAATCCATGAATGCGACGAAGAGGCAAACACGTGGTGCTCTTTGTACAATGAAGCTTTAGTAAAGATGTTGCAACAACTCAAACAAGAGTTACAAAGCTCAATGACTTACTCTTACTTTGATAACTTCAAGTCCTTACGTGACATTATCTCCAACCCCGCCCGTTACG GTTTTGCTGACGTGACATCAGCTTGTTGTGGAAATGGGAAATTAAACGCGGATACTCCATGCCTTCCAATCACGAGATATTGTTCAGACAGAACCAAATATCTATTCTGGGATCGTTACGGTCATCCCACGGAAGCTGCAGCTCGAACCTTCATCGACCTTATGTTATCTGATGATTCACAATACTCATCTCCTTTGACTCTCGCTCAACTTGTTTCTTCATAA